A portion of the Carettochelys insculpta isolate YL-2023 chromosome 26, ASM3395843v1, whole genome shotgun sequence genome contains these proteins:
- the SMIM29 gene encoding small integral membrane protein 29 isoform X1 translates to MSNTTTPASTRTSSDSLVGYVLVPFFLITVVGIVLAVIMYIQKKRRFDRLRHHLLPMYSYDPAEDLHEAEQELLGDPDDTKEQLLVPPGCGCKTLCISPREHRGETAAPESVLVKLGRWGARRLNPDKSSLSRPPLQYVPCNAALVLQLSLLTAQRINLQPCCLYLFAQTGCVILFCGGQREGSVPCTNLIIVYLSLFGDSC, encoded by the exons ATGAGCAACACGACCACTCCCGCCTCCACCCGCACCTCCAGCGACTCCTTGGTAGGGTACGTCCTGGTGCCCTTCTTCCTCATCACCGTGGTCGGCATTGTCTTGGCAGTG ATCATGTACATCCAGAAGAAGAGGAG GTTTGACAGGTTACGTCACCACCTGCTACCGATGTACAGCTATGACCCTGCTGAGGACCTGCATGAAGCTGAACAGGAACTGCTGGGGGATCCGGATGACACCAAG GAACAGCTCTTGGTTCCTCCTGGTTGTGGATGTAAAACTCTCTGCATCTCTCCACGTGAGCACAGAGGAGAGACTGCAGCTCCTGAGAGCGTGTTGGTGAAACTCGGTCGTTGGGGAGCTCGGAGACTCAACCCTGATAAATCCAGTTTATCTCGGCCTCCTCTGCAGTATGTGCCCTGTAACGCAGCTCTGGTATTGCAGCTCTCTCTGCTGACTGCACAGAGAATAAACCTCCAGCCATGCTGCCTATATCTCTTTGCACAGACTGGGtgtgttattttgttttgtgggggGCAGCGGGAGGGGTCAGTCCCATGCACAAACCTGATTATTGTGTATCTCTCTTTGTTTGGGGATTCTTGTTGA
- the SMIM29 gene encoding small integral membrane protein 29 isoform X2 codes for MSNTTTPASTRTSSDSLVGYVLVPFFLITVVGIVLAVIMYIQKKRRFDRLRHHLLPMYSYDPAEDLHEAEQELLGDPDDTKVMRGWGGYQPHRTLLMDMKA; via the exons ATGAGCAACACGACCACTCCCGCCTCCACCCGCACCTCCAGCGACTCCTTGGTAGGGTACGTCCTGGTGCCCTTCTTCCTCATCACCGTGGTCGGCATTGTCTTGGCAGTG ATCATGTACATCCAGAAGAAGAGGAG GTTTGACAGGTTACGTCACCACCTGCTACCGATGTACAGCTATGACCCTGCTGAGGACCTGCATGAAGCTGAACAGGAACTGCTGGGGGATCCGGATGACACCAAG GTGATGCGAGGCTGGGGTGGGTACCAGCCCCATCGAACTCTGCTCATGGACATGAAAGCGTAG
- the HMGA1 gene encoding high mobility group protein HMG-I/HMG-Y isoform X4 encodes MSESSAKSSQPLAAKQEEEDVSEKRRRGRPRKKPQQEPSEAPTPKRPRGRPKGSKNKATPKGRKAAVTPGRKPRGRPKKSQKDEEEVNVSQESSEEEQ; translated from the exons ATGAGTGAATCTAGTGCAAAATCCAGCCAGCCCTTGGCTGCcaaacaggaggaggaggacgtgTCTGAGAAGAGAAGACGGGGACGACCCAGGAAGAAGCCTCAG CAGGAACCCAGTGAGGCACCAACCCCCAAGAGACCACGTGGCAGACCAAAGGGGAGCAAAAACAAGGCCACTCCTAAAGGCAGG AAAGCTGCAGTAACACCTGGGAGGAAACCTCGAGGTCGGCCCAAAAAATCG cAGAAGGACGAGGAGGAGGTGAACGTCTCCCAGGAGTCCTCCGAAGAGGAGCAGTGA
- the HMGA1 gene encoding high mobility group protein HMG-I/HMG-Y isoform X5: MSESSAKSSQPLAAKQEEEDVSEKRRRGRPRKKPQEPSEAPTPKRPRGRPKGSKNKATPKGRKAAVTPGRKPRGRPKKSQKDEEEVNVSQESSEEEQ; this comes from the exons ATGAGTGAATCTAGTGCAAAATCCAGCCAGCCCTTGGCTGCcaaacaggaggaggaggacgtgTCTGAGAAGAGAAGACGGGGACGACCCAGGAAGAAGCCTCAG GAACCCAGTGAGGCACCAACCCCCAAGAGACCACGTGGCAGACCAAAGGGGAGCAAAAACAAGGCCACTCCTAAAGGCAGG AAAGCTGCAGTAACACCTGGGAGGAAACCTCGAGGTCGGCCCAAAAAATCG cAGAAGGACGAGGAGGAGGTGAACGTCTCCCAGGAGTCCTCCGAAGAGGAGCAGTGA